One window from the genome of Desulfovibrio aminophilus encodes:
- the fliG gene encoding flagellar motor switch protein FliG, whose protein sequence is MSGFTGPQKTAIVLLALGEKFTSDVFKRLERAEIAAISKAMLDIDSVPKEQVMEVLKEYNESLAYGAELLVGGPDQVKRLLAKALDPETAKYIMDSLEIDTGPMPFQELGNVSPRILAQILRNEHPQTLALILGHLHPDQAAELLSNLPAGVRAEVLMRLAKLESVAAEMLMEVDKVLQSQLIAMGGKEGKKVGGVQAVAEILNAVDRATEEEVLSEIEEESSQMAEDIRNLMFVFEDIKALDDRGIRELLKEISNEDLTTALKGASDDLKEKFLKNLSERAGAMIREDLEIMGPVKLSEVEGAQQNIVKTVRRLEDEGRIVVSRGSGDVFV, encoded by the coding sequence GTGAGCGGCTTCACCGGACCCCAGAAAACGGCCATCGTCCTGCTGGCCCTGGGCGAGAAGTTCACCTCCGACGTCTTCAAGCGCCTGGAGCGGGCCGAGATCGCGGCCATCTCCAAGGCCATGCTGGACATCGACTCCGTGCCCAAGGAACAGGTCATGGAGGTGCTCAAGGAATACAACGAGAGCCTGGCCTACGGCGCCGAGCTGCTCGTGGGCGGCCCGGACCAGGTGAAGCGCCTGCTGGCCAAGGCCCTGGACCCCGAGACGGCCAAGTACATCATGGACTCCCTGGAGATCGACACCGGTCCCATGCCGTTCCAGGAGCTGGGCAACGTGAGCCCGCGCATCCTGGCGCAGATCCTGCGCAACGAGCACCCGCAGACCCTGGCCCTGATCCTGGGCCACCTGCACCCGGACCAGGCCGCGGAGCTGCTCTCCAACCTGCCCGCCGGCGTGCGCGCCGAGGTGCTCATGCGCCTGGCCAAGCTGGAGTCCGTGGCCGCCGAGATGCTCATGGAGGTGGACAAGGTCCTCCAGAGCCAGCTCATCGCCATGGGCGGCAAGGAAGGCAAGAAGGTCGGCGGCGTGCAGGCCGTGGCCGAGATCCTCAACGCCGTGGACCGCGCCACCGAGGAGGAGGTCCTCTCCGAGATCGAGGAGGAGTCCTCGCAGATGGCCGAGGACATCCGCAACCTCATGTTCGTGTTCGAGGACATCAAGGCCCTGGACGACCGCGGCATCCGCGAGCTGCTCAAGGAGATCTCCAACGAGGACCTGACCACGGCCCTCAAGGGCGCCTCCGACGACCTCAAGGAGAAGTTCCTCAAGAACCTCTCCGAGCGCGCCGGCGCGATGATCCGCGAGGATCTGGAGATCATGGGCCCGGTGAAGCTCTCCGAGGTGGAGGGAGCGCAGCAGAACATCGTCAAGACCGTGCGCCGCCTGG
- the fliF gene encoding flagellar basal-body MS-ring/collar protein FliF — MPPAIKQYLQKVTSYWTDRTLSQRILLLGLGLSVTVAFVLMIYWLNRPDYRVLYSKLYPEDAAKIVEMLKANKDPYQLQDNGQTIMVPADRVYDLRLKIAGEGNLHGQGIGFEIFDDLKIGQTDFVQQINYQRALQGELSRTISEFPQVEKARVHLVMPHKSLFIEDQLPPSASVVLKLKDKASLEPKQIQGIVNLVSMSVEGLDKKRITITDMNGQPLYTPEDETTPGLSTTQLEYKAQMERKLERRIEELLMPVVGPQKVIARVNADLDFSQKTIRKEMYDPNATVVRSENRSEETTQGRAAIDGGAPEANFRGDGFAGTQSTQDSTREARTTNYEINKEEQSIVSPVGELQRLSVAVIVDGTYAKDAQGQMAYAPRSAEEMQRIQNLVRSAVGFDKNRGDAVEVSNISFGAPELEDGQTLMRTMLEYAQRLGKPFLNGLLIFLFLILVVRPVVMALIRPRVAEQEISEVAGLPGMERLAIEETEMDEEALDAARKLENIKAQALQLSEQNMEQAVRLLKVWIKQEA, encoded by the coding sequence ATGCCCCCCGCCATCAAGCAGTACCTGCAGAAAGTGACCTCCTACTGGACCGACCGCACCCTGTCGCAGCGCATCCTGCTGCTGGGCCTGGGCCTCTCCGTCACCGTCGCCTTCGTGCTCATGATCTACTGGCTGAACCGGCCGGACTACCGCGTGCTCTACTCCAAGCTCTATCCCGAGGACGCGGCCAAGATCGTGGAGATGCTCAAGGCCAACAAGGATCCCTACCAGCTCCAGGACAACGGCCAGACCATCATGGTCCCGGCCGACCGGGTCTACGACCTGCGCCTGAAGATCGCCGGCGAGGGCAACCTCCACGGCCAGGGCATCGGCTTCGAGATCTTCGACGACCTGAAGATCGGCCAGACCGACTTCGTCCAGCAGATCAACTACCAACGCGCCCTGCAGGGCGAACTCTCGCGCACCATCAGCGAATTTCCCCAGGTGGAGAAGGCCAGGGTGCACCTGGTCATGCCCCACAAGAGCCTGTTCATCGAGGACCAGCTGCCGCCCTCGGCCTCGGTGGTCCTCAAGCTCAAGGACAAGGCCAGCCTGGAGCCCAAGCAGATCCAGGGCATCGTCAATCTCGTGAGCATGTCCGTCGAGGGCCTGGACAAGAAGCGCATCACCATCACGGACATGAACGGCCAGCCCCTGTACACCCCCGAGGACGAGACCACTCCCGGACTGTCCACCACCCAGCTGGAATACAAGGCCCAGATGGAGCGCAAGCTCGAACGGCGCATCGAGGAGCTCCTCATGCCCGTGGTGGGCCCCCAGAAGGTCATCGCCCGCGTCAACGCGGACCTGGACTTCAGCCAGAAGACCATCCGCAAGGAGATGTACGACCCCAACGCCACGGTGGTGCGCTCCGAGAACCGCAGCGAGGAGACCACCCAGGGCCGCGCGGCCATCGACGGCGGCGCGCCCGAGGCCAACTTCCGGGGCGACGGCTTCGCCGGAACCCAGTCCACCCAGGACTCCACCCGCGAGGCCCGCACCACCAACTATGAAATCAACAAGGAAGAGCAGAGCATCGTCTCCCCGGTGGGAGAGTTGCAGCGCTTGAGCGTGGCTGTTATCGTCGACGGCACGTACGCCAAGGACGCCCAAGGCCAGATGGCCTACGCGCCCCGCTCGGCCGAGGAGATGCAGCGCATCCAGAACCTCGTGCGGTCGGCCGTGGGCTTCGACAAGAACCGCGGCGATGCGGTGGAGGTCTCCAACATCTCGTTCGGCGCGCCGGAGCTGGAAGACGGCCAGACGCTCATGCGGACCATGCTGGAGTACGCCCAGCGCCTGGGCAAGCCCTTCCTCAACGGCCTGCTGATCTTCCTCTTCCTCATCCTGGTCGTCCGGCCCGTGGTCATGGCCCTCATCCGGCCGCGCGTGGCCGAGCAGGAGATCTCCGAGGTGGCGGGCCTGCCCGGCATGGAGCGGCTGGCCATCGAGGAAACCGAGATGGACGAGGAGGCCCTCGATGCGGCGCGGAAGCTGGAGAACATCAAGGCCCAGGCCCTCCAGCTCTCGGAGCAGAACATGGAACAGGCCGTGAGACTCCTCAAGGTCTGGATCAAGCAGGAGGCATAG
- the fliE gene encoding flagellar hook-basal body complex protein FliE, translating to MIGSAYGIQAYQKAIGRQTAIEGQVSKGLATNQPKNGGFLDALQNSLKEVNEMQSEKDAQITSFAAGKSENVHELMISLQKAGVAMSMTSAVRNKVLNAYQELMRISF from the coding sequence ATGATCGGCAGCGCATACGGCATCCAGGCGTACCAGAAGGCCATCGGCCGCCAAACCGCCATCGAGGGACAGGTTTCCAAGGGCCTGGCCACGAACCAGCCCAAGAACGGCGGATTCCTGGACGCCCTGCAGAACTCGCTCAAGGAAGTCAATGAGATGCAGTCCGAGAAGGACGCCCAGATCACGTCCTTCGCCGCGGGCAAGAGCGAGAACGTGCATGAACTCATGATCAGCCTTCAGAAGGCGGGCGTGGCCATGAGCATGACCAGCGCGGTGCGCAACAAGGTTCTCAACGCCTATCAGGAACTCATGCGGATCAGCTTCTAG
- the flgC gene encoding flagellar basal body rod protein FlgC, protein MDFMTALDVAATGMKAQRDYMNVISMNMANAKTTRTADGGPYRRKSVSFESAPILSPFDEAMHDQLNRDLQGVAVRGIVNDTRPFKYVYEPGHPDANQQGYVAYPDINVVEEMTNMITAMRSYEANAQSIQDVKTMFNKALAIGRG, encoded by the coding sequence ATGGACTTCATGACCGCGCTCGACGTCGCCGCAACGGGCATGAAGGCCCAGCGGGACTACATGAACGTCATTTCCATGAACATGGCCAACGCCAAGACCACGCGCACGGCGGACGGCGGCCCCTACCGCCGCAAGAGCGTGTCCTTCGAGTCCGCGCCCATCCTCTCGCCCTTCGACGAGGCCATGCACGACCAGCTCAACCGCGACCTTCAGGGCGTGGCCGTGCGCGGCATCGTCAACGACACCCGGCCGTTCAAGTACGTCTACGAGCCGGGCCATCCCGACGCCAACCAGCAAGGCTACGTGGCCTACCCGGACATCAACGTGGTCGAGGAGATGACCAACATGATCACGGCCATGCGGTCCTATGAGGCCAACGCCCAGTCCATCCAGGACGTGAAGACCATGTTCAACAAGGCCCTGGCCATCGGCCGCGGCTGA
- the flgB gene encoding flagellar basal body rod protein FlgB, with protein sequence MRSLFDGHIELQEKVLDLRLQRQNLVMSNVANVNTPQYKAKRLEFEQDLQTALALDMKGKVTRTNDAHMPATFDESSFKGTGGKEFKPRYVHGEDSVDLDKEMTVMAKNAMLYNALTEVISKNFTGMQKIISEGGK encoded by the coding sequence ATGAGAAGCCTTTTTGACGGACACATCGAGCTTCAGGAAAAGGTCCTCGACCTGCGCCTGCAACGTCAAAATCTCGTCATGAGCAACGTCGCCAACGTGAACACGCCCCAGTACAAGGCCAAACGCCTGGAGTTCGAACAAGACCTCCAGACCGCCCTGGCCCTGGACATGAAGGGCAAGGTCACGCGGACCAACGATGCGCACATGCCCGCCACCTTCGACGAGTCCTCCTTCAAGGGCACGGGGGGCAAGGAATTCAAGCCCCGCTATGTCCACGGCGAGGACTCCGTGGACCTGGACAAGGAAATGACCGTCATGGCCAAGAACGCCATGCTCTACAACGCCTTGACGGAAGTCATCAGCAAGAATTTCACCGGCATGCAGAAGATCATCAGCGAGGGAGGGAAGTAG
- a CDS encoding lipopolysaccharide assembly protein LapB: MSGHLDYEINKELGECYLFMGELDKAEQYYTKAASSNGVHADPYLGLAAIAIHRGELEGALNMYQKAHKVDPTDKTHAGIALVLMEQGRGADAFGHFVEALKVNPENMVALFSLVRLGHELNRLDEVVPHLSRYLEIDPGKSEVRYSLAGCLVCLERKDEARAELDRVLEGNPDFEPAKELLAQL, translated from the coding sequence ATGAGCGGTCATCTGGACTACGAAATCAACAAGGAACTTGGCGAATGCTACTTGTTCATGGGTGAGCTGGACAAGGCCGAGCAGTACTACACCAAGGCCGCGAGCTCCAACGGCGTGCATGCCGATCCCTATCTCGGCCTGGCCGCCATCGCCATTCATCGCGGCGAGCTGGAAGGCGCCCTGAACATGTATCAGAAGGCCCACAAGGTGGACCCGACGGACAAGACCCACGCCGGCATCGCCCTCGTGCTCATGGAGCAGGGGCGCGGCGCGGACGCCTTCGGCCACTTCGTGGAGGCCCTCAAGGTCAACCCGGAGAACATGGTCGCCCTGTTCAGCCTGGTGCGCCTGGGCCATGAGCTGAACCGCCTGGACGAGGTCGTTCCGCACCTCTCCCGGTACCTGGAGATCGACCCCGGCAAGTCCGAGGTCCGCTACTCCCTGGCCGGCTGCCTGGTCTGCCTGGAACGCAAGGACGAAGCCCGCGCCGAGTTGGACCGCGTCCTGGAAGGCAACCCGGACTTCGAGCCCGCCAAGGAACTCCTGGCCCAGCTCTAG